A stretch of Streptomyces vietnamensis DNA encodes these proteins:
- a CDS encoding DUF485 domain-containing protein has translation MEQVDKQEGRDASAMAVDDPWYDATASGRGEEAAVGAPGGGRPDAVPRQRVHSAAEIYLEVQRSPAFQEVRRRYRRFVFPATLAFLLWYLAYVVAATAAPGLMGRPVAGAVNVAMVAGLAQFLTTFLLTWAYARHARLRRDRAALELRWDTQEMTRGVVQP, from the coding sequence GTGGAGCAGGTGGACAAGCAGGAGGGGCGCGACGCTTCGGCGATGGCGGTCGACGACCCCTGGTACGACGCGACGGCCTCCGGTCGGGGCGAGGAGGCGGCGGTCGGGGCGCCCGGAGGCGGCCGCCCCGACGCGGTGCCGCGGCAGCGGGTCCACAGCGCGGCGGAGATCTATCTGGAAGTCCAGCGGAGCCCCGCCTTCCAGGAAGTGCGCCGCCGCTACCGCCGGTTCGTCTTCCCGGCCACCCTGGCGTTCCTCCTCTGGTACCTCGCCTATGTGGTGGCGGCGACCGCCGCGCCCGGGCTCATGGGCCGGCCGGTGGCCGGAGCGGTGAACGTGGCGATGGTGGCAGGGCTCGCACAGTTCCTCACCACCTTCCTGCTGACCTGGGCGTACGCGCGCCACGCGCGGCTGCGCAGGGACCGGGCGGCGCTGGAACTGCGCTGGGACACCCAGGAGATGACCCGAGGGGTGGTGCAGCCGTGA
- a CDS encoding solute symporter family protein, whose translation MTGDHQTLALVLFSVFVAVTLAITTWVSRHRHGSAEEFYAGGRLFSPLENGFAIAGDYMSAASFLGISGLIALYGYDGMLYSVGFLVAWLVVLLLVAELVRNCGRFTLADVVAARMAERPVRIAAGTSSVAVSVLYLVAQMVGAGSLVALLLGGSSEAARSWTVIGVGALMVIYVSLGGMRATTWIQIVKAVLLMAGTIALTVLVLLRFHGDVNSLLSTAAERSGHGLDFLAPGLRYGGDWTARLDFISLGLALVLGTAGLPHILSRFYTVPTARAARRSVVWSIGLIGSFYLMTIVLGFGAAALIGPDQVRASNASGNTAVPLLALDLGGGAGSTGGTVLFAIVAAVAFATILAVVAGITLASSASVAHDLYASLRRRHAKQYSEVTVARVAAAGIGAAAIGLGLLARDLNVAFLVGLAFAVAASANLPVLLYSLFWRKFTTRGAVWSVYGGLIPAVLLVLVSPVVSGSPESLFPGVDFHLFPLQNPGVVSIPLGFVAGWIGTVTSPEPPDEARHAETEVRALTGAGAV comes from the coding sequence GTGACCGGAGACCACCAGACCCTGGCGCTCGTGCTGTTCAGCGTGTTCGTCGCCGTGACCCTCGCGATCACCACCTGGGTGAGTCGGCACCGCCACGGTTCGGCGGAGGAGTTCTACGCCGGAGGGCGGCTGTTCTCGCCCTTGGAGAACGGCTTCGCCATCGCCGGGGACTACATGTCCGCGGCCTCGTTCCTCGGCATCTCCGGGCTGATCGCGCTCTACGGCTACGACGGCATGCTGTACTCCGTCGGCTTCCTCGTCGCCTGGCTGGTCGTGCTCCTGCTGGTCGCCGAACTGGTCCGCAACTGCGGGCGGTTCACACTGGCCGACGTCGTCGCCGCACGGATGGCGGAGCGGCCCGTGCGGATCGCCGCCGGAACGTCCTCGGTGGCCGTCTCCGTGCTGTACCTCGTGGCCCAGATGGTGGGTGCCGGGAGCCTGGTGGCACTGCTGCTCGGCGGTTCCAGCGAGGCGGCGCGCTCGTGGACGGTGATCGGAGTGGGCGCGCTGATGGTGATCTACGTGTCGCTCGGCGGCATGCGGGCCACCACCTGGATCCAGATCGTCAAGGCGGTCCTGCTCATGGCGGGCACGATCGCGCTCACCGTCCTCGTCCTGCTCCGGTTCCACGGCGATGTGAACAGCCTGCTCTCCACCGCGGCCGAACGCAGCGGGCACGGGCTGGACTTCCTCGCGCCCGGGCTGCGTTACGGCGGGGACTGGACGGCCCGCCTCGACTTCATCAGCCTCGGCCTCGCCCTCGTTCTGGGCACCGCCGGACTGCCGCACATCCTCTCGCGCTTCTACACCGTGCCGACCGCCCGCGCCGCCCGCCGCTCGGTCGTCTGGTCCATCGGGCTCATCGGCAGCTTCTACCTGATGACCATCGTGCTCGGCTTCGGCGCGGCCGCGCTGATCGGACCCGACCAGGTCCGCGCCTCCAACGCGTCCGGGAACACCGCCGTACCGCTGCTCGCCCTCGACCTCGGCGGAGGTGCGGGCTCCACCGGCGGCACGGTGCTCTTCGCGATCGTCGCCGCCGTCGCCTTCGCGACCATCCTCGCCGTCGTCGCGGGGATCACGCTGGCCTCCTCGGCCTCCGTCGCCCACGACCTGTACGCCTCACTGCGCCGCCGGCACGCGAAGCAGTACAGCGAGGTGACCGTCGCCCGGGTCGCCGCCGCGGGCATCGGCGCGGCCGCCATCGGCCTCGGACTGCTCGCCCGCGACCTCAACGTGGCCTTCCTCGTCGGCCTGGCCTTCGCGGTCGCGGCCTCCGCCAATCTGCCGGTGCTGCTCTACTCGCTGTTCTGGCGGAAGTTCACCACCCGGGGCGCGGTCTGGTCGGTGTACGGCGGTCTGATCCCCGCCGTGCTGCTCGTCCTGGTCTCCCCGGTCGTCTCCGGCAGCCCGGAATCGCTGTTCCCGGGCGTCGACTTCCACCTCTTCCCGCTGCAGAACCCGGGAGTGGTCTCCATCCCGCTCGGCTTCGTCGCCGGGTGGATCGGTACGGTCACCTCGCCCGAGCCGCCCGACGAGGCCCGGCACGCGGAGACCGAGGTACGGGCCTTGACGGGCGCCGGAGCCGTCTGA
- a CDS encoding DUF7342 family protein, which yields MIDVLVVDDDALVARINAAYVAKVPGFRVVATAHSTAEALAALDGQPVDLILLDHYLPDENGLAAVRELRARGHQCDVIMVTAARDVATVQSAMRHGALQYLVKPFNFAGLRAKLEAYATLRRTLESGGEAEQAEVDRIFGVLSAGAVTPDLPKGHSPTTAELVRQVLLAAGGPLSAQEIAERAGVSRQTAQRYLKLLERTGRVRLSLRYGETGRPEHRYAWASSPSTG from the coding sequence GTGATCGACGTACTCGTGGTCGACGACGACGCGCTCGTCGCGCGGATCAACGCCGCCTATGTCGCCAAGGTGCCCGGCTTCCGGGTCGTCGCCACCGCCCACTCGACCGCCGAGGCGCTCGCCGCCCTGGACGGACAGCCGGTGGACCTGATCCTCCTGGACCACTACCTGCCCGACGAGAACGGGCTCGCGGCGGTACGAGAGCTCCGCGCGCGCGGCCACCAGTGCGACGTGATCATGGTGACGGCGGCCCGTGACGTGGCCACCGTGCAGTCGGCGATGCGGCACGGCGCGCTCCAGTACCTGGTCAAGCCGTTCAACTTCGCCGGGCTCCGCGCCAAGCTGGAGGCGTACGCGACGCTCCGCCGCACGTTGGAGAGCGGCGGCGAGGCGGAGCAGGCCGAGGTGGACCGGATCTTCGGGGTCCTGTCGGCGGGCGCCGTCACCCCCGACCTGCCCAAGGGCCACTCCCCCACCACGGCCGAGCTGGTCCGGCAGGTACTGCTCGCGGCCGGCGGCCCGCTGTCCGCGCAGGAGATCGCGGAGCGGGCCGGCGTCAGCCGCCAGACCGCGCAGCGCTACCTCAAGCTCCTGGAACGCACCGGCCGGGTGCGCCTCTCCCTCCGGTACGGCGAGACGGGCCGCCCCGAGCACCGGTACGCCTGGGCGAGCTCACCCTCCACCGGCTGA